From Vallitalea longa, one genomic window encodes:
- a CDS encoding DUF5320 domain-containing protein, producing the protein MPRLDGTGPQGQGPLTGRGLGKCTDGKAKNFSGNGIGFNRRQGDRLFLRRRNRGRRFFGNQSTNDN; encoded by the coding sequence ATGCCAAGATTAGATGGAACAGGTCCACAAGGTCAAGGACCATTAACTGGAAGAGGTTTAGGAAAATGTACTGATGGGAAAGCTAAGAACTTTAGCGGAAATGGAATAGGTTTTAACAGAAGACAAGGTGATAGATTATTTTTGAGAAGAAGAAACAGAGGAAGACGTTTCTTTGGAAATCAATCAACTAACGATAACTAA
- a CDS encoding DUF134 domain-containing protein, with translation MINIPRPRKVRRIGCRPQFMNFGPQGPNYNNEIITLKIEEYESIRLMDLKNLDQSACAELMGIGRSTFQRIYKEARTKIADSIVNGKRLIIEAEQFDHPGGKGHCHRHFKGNDF, from the coding sequence GTGATTAATATTCCTAGACCAAGAAAAGTAAGGCGAATAGGCTGTAGACCACAGTTTATGAATTTCGGGCCACAAGGTCCTAATTATAATAATGAAATCATCACTCTAAAAATTGAAGAATATGAAAGTATTAGATTGATGGATTTAAAAAACCTTGATCAATCTGCATGTGCAGAGCTTATGGGTATTGGGCGATCGACATTTCAACGCATATATAAAGAAGCCAGAACAAAAATTGCTGACAGTATCGTTAATGGAAAACGTCTAATAATTGAGGCTGAACAATTTGACCACCCAGGCGGAAAAGGTCACTGCCACAGGCATTTCAAAGGTAATGATTTTTAG